In the genome of Caulobacter flavus, the window ATCAAGGTCCGCTCCAAGGCCCGCGACGGCGAGGTGCGCTTCTTCGGCGACGACGCCGAGCCGATCGAGAAGGCCATCGAGAACGTCGTGGCCGGCCTGCGCGTGCACCTGTCGCCGGCCGCCACCGAGATCGAGGCCCTCAAGCGGCGCATCGAGCCGGCGGCGACCCAGAAGGGCGGCGAGATCAGCTTCGTCGCGGCCCTGGGCGGGGGGCGAGAGATCGAGCTGAAGCTGCCGGGCCGCTACACGCTCGACGCCTCGCTGCGCGGCGCCCTGAAGACCGCGCCGGGCGTGGCGCTGCTGGAAGACATCTAGGCCGCGGCCTGTCGCGTCGGCGTGCGTCGACGAAATCGTCTCTTTTCTGCCCTTTTCGCGGGGACGAACCGCGGACAGGCGAAGAGCCGGAGCCGGAGCCGGAGCCGGAGCCGGAGCCGGAGCCGGAGCCGGAGCCGGAGCCGGAGCGGGCAGGGCGTAGCGCAGGTTTTGTTCGACCCTTGTGCGGCTGGTCGTCGCCGGAGGCGCTGACTGTCGCTTTGCGGGGCGCTGCGCCGGCTGCCTGCGACGCCCGTTCGTGGAGGGCCGGGCCGTGGTCGGCGAGGACAGCGGCTCCTCGTAGATGCCAGGCCTGGCGGGCGTTCGAAAGCCGCCGCAACGGTCGACTAGAGAGCGGGGGCGACAAGGACGAGGTCGACAAGGACGAGGCACGCGCCTTGGGCGTGCGGTCCGGAGCGTCGACTGTTGGAGTTCGGCCAGCGCGCGCTGGTCGCCAGCCGGCGAACGCGTTGAATTAATAATGCACGTCAGCGCTCGCGCCTGGCGTGCTTCTGGGAGGAAGCGATGAGCAAGCATGTCGGCGGCTGCCAGTGCGGCAGGGTCCGTTTCGAGGTCGAGGCCGATCTGGCGGAGACCATCACCTGCAACTGTTCGCGCTGCGGCAAGCTGGGCTCGGTCCTGGCTTTCGCGCCCATCGAGCAGTTCACGCTGCTGTCGGGCGAGGACGCCCTGACCGAATACCGGTTCAACACCGGCAAGATTCAGCACCTGTTCTGCGCCGACTGCGGCATCGAATCCTTCGCCCGCGGCGAGGCCCCCAACGGCGCGAGGATGGCGGCGATCAATGTCCGCTGCGTCGACGGCGTCGACGTCTTCGCCCTTGAGCCGCAGCAGGTGGACGGCAAGTCGTTCTGACGGCAGGGCGCGGCGGGCCCGGGGCGGCGCTTCGGCGGTCAACGCGTCGCCGGCGACGAGACGCGCCAGTTGGCGGCTACTGCCTACGCCGGTCTTGCGCCGCGCCGCGCGCAGGCTCTCGCTGACGGCGCCCTCGCTGACGCCGGCCTCGACCGCCGCGCTCTTGGCGGTGTGTTCCTGGGCCAGCAGCAGCAAGCCTGACGTTCGGCGTCAGTCATGCGCGTGAGGTCGGGCATGGTGGTCCTGGCGCGATGCGCTGCTGGAGCGCGGATCTGTCGGCCACTCAACCTGTTCGTCTTTGGTTCGGCGATGACCGGGCGAAGGGAGGCGAGACGTGCGCGCGGTCGCGGGATGTTCGGGAAGAACCGCCCTTCAGGCCGGTCCGCGTCGGGAAAGGCTTGCATTCGCCGCGTTTCACGACTATCTGCGCGCCATTCCACACGTGGACGTTCGGCAGCGCCGGGGAGACATCCCGTCGTCGCCGTTCCGGTCCCGCCTCCAGAATGGTCTGGAGCGGGGGTGTCCACGGAGGTTCAACCGGAAAAAGGATAAAGGCCCGATGGCTCTTCCCGAATTCTCCATGCGTCAGCTCCTGGAAGCCGGCGCCCACTTCGGCCACCAGACCCACCGCTGGAACCCGAAGATGGACCGCTACATCTTCGGTTCGCGCTCGAACATCCACATCATCGACCTGTCGCAGACCATCCCGCTGCTGCACCAAGCGCTGGTGAAGGTCCGTGAAGTCGCCGCCGCCGGCGGCCGCGTGCTGTTCGTCGGCACCAAGCGCCAGGCCAGCGACCCGGTCGCCACCGCCGCCAAGCGCTGCGCCCAGTACTACGTGAACCACCGCTGGCTCGGCGGCACCCTGACCAACTGGCGCACCGTCTCGGGCTCGATCGCCCGCCTGCGCGAGCTGGAAGGCATCATGGTCGGCGAAGGCCAAGGCCGTTCCAAGAAGGAACTGCTGCAGCTGACCCGCGAGCGCGACAAGCTGGAGCTGTCGCTGGGCGGCATCAAGGACATGGGCGGCATCCCCGACATCATGTTCGTGATCGACACCAACAAGGAAGCGATCGCGATCCTCGAAGCCCGCAAGCTGAACATCCCGGTCGTCGCCATCCTCGACACCAACTGCGATCCGGACGGCATCACCTATCCGATCCCGGGTAACGACGACGCCGCCCGCGCCCTGCAGCTGTACTGCGACCTGATCGCCGACGCCGTCCTGGACGGCCTGGCCGCCGGTCAAGCCGCCTCGGGCGTCGACCTGGGCGCTTCGGTCGCTCCGATCGAGCCGGCCCTGGCTCGCGAACTGACCCCGGAAGCTGCTCCGGAAGCCGCCGCTCCTGAAGCGGCCGCCGAAGAAGTCGCCGCCCCGGCCGCCGACGAATCGGCCGCCGGCTGATTTCCCTTCGACCGCCCGTCCTCTTGACGGGGGCGGGCGGTCGTCGCGCTACCGACACGCGACCGGGCTATCAAGCCCGGTCGCTAAACGTTTGAATCTGGAGATTTTCCATGGCTGAGATCACGGCTGCGCTGGTCAAGGAACTGCGCGAGAAGTCCGGCGTCGGCATGATGGACTGCAAGAAGGCCCTGGCCGAGAACAACGGCGACATCGAGGCCTCCATCGACTGGCTCCGCGCCAAGGGCCTGTCCAAGGCCGCCAAGAAGGCCGATCGCGCCGCCGCCGAAGGCCTGGTGGCCATCGCCGTGTCGGAAAACGGCGCGGGTGAAACCGCCACCGCCGTCGAAGTGAACGCCGAAACCGACTTCGTGTCGCGCAACGACCTGTTCCAGGTCGCCGCCCGTCAGATCGCCGGCGCCGCCCTGGGCACCGACGGCTCGATCGAAGCCATCACCGGCGCCAAGCTGGCCGGCGGCGAGACCGTGCAGGATCACCTGACCAACCTGATCGCCACGATCGGCGAGAACATGATGGTCCGCCGCGCCGCCAAGCACAGCGTCGAGAACGGCGTCGTCGCCTCGTACGTCCACAACGCCACCGCGCCGGACCTGGGCCGCATCGGCGTGCTGGTCGCCCTCGAGTCGACCGCCGGCGACAAGGCCGCCCTGCGCGAACTGGGCCGCAAGATCGCCATGCACGTGGCCGCGACCGCCCCGCTGTCGCTGTCGCCGGAAGATCTGGATCCGGCCGCCATCGAGCGTGAAAAGGCCGTGTTCACCGAGCAGGCTCTGGAGTCGGGCAAGCCGCCGGCGGTCATCGAGAAGATGATCGACGGCCGCATCCGCAAGTTCCTGGAAGAAGTCGTGCTGCTGAAGCAGGCCTTCGTCATGAACCCGGACCAGACCGTCGAGCAGCTGGTCGCCGAGTCCGGCAAGACCCTCGGCGCGCCGATCACCGTGAAGGGCTTCACCCGTCTCGCCCTGGGCGAAGGCGTGGAAAAGAAGCAGGACGACTTCGCCGCCGAAGTCGCCTCGATGACCGGCCAGGCCTAAGGCCAGCTAAGACAATGAAGGCGGCGGGCCATCGTCCCGCCGTCTCCAAGGTCGACAAAGCAAGGGCGCGGCGCGTTTGACGCGCGCCGCGCCCTTTTTTTGCGCTTGAACGGCGACACGCCCCCACGGCGCAAAACCGATCCCACTTTTGTGTAACGCGCACTATGGTGCGTGCCGACGACTCAGGAAGAGCCCGGTCCATGTCCGATCCCACCCCCGCCAAGCCGTACCGTCGTCTTCTGCTCAAGGTTTCCGGCGAAGTGCTGATGGGCGACACGCCCTACGGGATCGACACCAACACCGTTCAATCCGTCGCCCTGGACATCGCCGAGATCGTAAAGTCGGGCGTCGAGCTGTGCCTGGTGATCGGCGGCGGCAACATCTTCCGCGGCATGGCCGGCGCGGCCAAGGGCATGGAGCGCTCCAGCGCCGACTACATGGGCATGCTGGCCACCGTGATGAACGCCCTGGCCATGCAGGACGCCCTCGAGCGCATCGGCGTGGAGACGCGCGTGCAGTCGGCCATCCCGATGGCCACGGTCTGCGAGCCGTACATCCGCCGCCGCGCCCAGCGTCACCTCGAGAAGGGCCGCGTGGTGATCTTCGCCGCCGGCACCGGCAACCCGTTCTTCACCACCGACACCGCCGCCGCCCTGCGCGCCGCTGAAATGCAGTGCGACGCCCTGTTCAAGGGCACCAGCGTCGACGGCGTCTACACCGCCGATCCCAAGAAGGATCCGACCGCTCAACGCTACGACCGCCTGACCTACATGGACGTGCTGGCCAAGGACCTGCGCGTCATGGACGCCTCGGCGGTCGCGTTGATGCGCGACAGCAACATCCCGATCGTCGTGTTCTCGATCAAGGGGCGGGGCAACCTGCTCAGCGTGCTGCGTGGCGAAGGCACGCACACCGTCGTCGCGAACGCCTGATTTCATTTAGCGAAGAGAGCCCAAGCCATGGCCGCCGCCGAAAAGCCCGTCCTTTCCCGCTACAAAGACCGCATGGACAAGGCCGTGCTCGCCCTGAAGGACGAGTTCGGCTCCCTGCGCACCGGCCGCGCCTCGGCCAGCCTGCTCGACCAGGTGATGGTCGACGCCTACGGTTCCAGCACGCCGCTGAACGCCGTGGCCTCGGTCAGCGTGCCCGAGCCCCGTCAGATCAATGTCAGCGTCTGGGATCGCGGCGTCGTCGTCTCGGTCGAGAAGGCCATCCGCGCCTCGGGCCTGGGCCTGAACCCGGTGGTCGAGGGCCAGAACCTGCGCATTCCGATCCCGCCGCTGACCGAGGAGCGCCGCAAGGATCTCTCGAAGATCGCCGGCAAGTACGCCGAGCAGCAGAAGATCGCCGTCCGTAACGTCCGTCGCGACGCCAACGACGATCTGAAGAAGGCCGAGAAGGACAGCGCCATCAACGAGGATGAGCGCAAGAAGATGGAAACCGAGGTCCAGAAGCTGACCGACGAGGCGATCAAGCGCATCGACGAGGCCTTGAAAACCAAGGAACAAGAGATCATGCAGGTCTGATCGTCCTCTCCGGTGGACGCCTGGGGGACGAGAAGGGAAGGCTAAGAGCGCATGTCGCCGAAGACCGGCCTGCAGACCAAGACCGCGCGCCCCGGGGGCGAGGCCGGCGCGGGACTGCATGCGGCCATCATCATGGACGGCAACGGCCGGTGGGCCAAGCGACGCGGCATGCCGCGCGCGCTGGGTCACCGGGCCGGCGTCAACGCGCTGAAGCGTACGGTCGAGGGCGCGCCCTCGGCCGGCGTCGGCGTGCTGACGGTGTTCGGCTTTTCGACCGAGAACTGGCGTCGTCCGGCCCAGGAGGTCTCCGAACTGATGGGCCTGCTGAAGGCCTATGTCGAATCGGACCTCGAGCGGCTGAGCCGCGAGGGCGTCCGCGTGCGGATCATCGGTCGGCGGACCGGCCTGTCGCCCGACGTGCTCGAGGTGATCGAGCGGGCCGAGCGTCGCACCGCCCATAACGACAGCTTCCTGCTGCAGGTGGCCTTCAACTACGGCGGCCAGGCCGACATCGCCGACGCCGCGCGCCGCTTCGCCGAGCAAGTGGAGCGGGGCGAGGCGAGGGCGGCCGACCTGGACGAGCGGATGTTCGGGAGCTTCCTGTCGACCTCTGCCGCGCCGGCCCCCGACCTGATCGTCCGCACCAGCGGCGAGCACCGGATCTCGAACTTCCTGCTGTGGGAATGCGCCTACGCCGAACTGGTGTTCCAGGACGTGCTGTGGCCCGACTACGGCCCCGAGCACCTGGCCGCCGCCGTCGCGGAGTATCGTAGCCGGGACCGGCGCTATGGAGGCATTGCGGCCGATGACGTCGCCGTCGCCGGCTAAGCGCTTCAACTGGAGCAATCTGGGTACGCGCGTGGCTTCGGCCACGGTGCTCGTGCCCACGGTCGTGGCCGCCGTGTGGTTCGGCCAGGTGTGGTTCCTGCTGCTGCTGGCCGTCTGCACGGCCCTGCTGGCGCGCGAATGGGGCATGATGAGCGCGCCCAAGGCGCCGGTCGGCGTCGCCGTCGCCGTCGGCGTGGCGGTGCTGATCTCGCTCGTCGCGGCCTTCCGCGGCCACTACATCCTGACCTGGCCGCTGGCCGGCGCCGGCGCGGTCGCCGCCGCCCTGCTGGCCCGCGGCGCGGTCGAGCGCCGGGCGGACGCCGCCTACGGCGTGATCTACATCGCGCCGGCCTGCATCACCCTGCTGTGGCTGCGCCTCAGCCCGGCGGGCCTGTCCTGGACCCTGATGCTGTTCGCGGTGACCTGGTTCGCCGATATCTTCGCCTATGTGACGGGCAGCATCCTGAAGGGCCCGAAGCTGTGGCCCCGCTTCTCGCCCAACAAGACATGGTCGGGCTTCTTTGGCGGCCTGCTGGCCGCGGCCCTGGCGGCGGTCGGCGTCGACCTGCTGGCCGAGATCCTCCCGCGCTTGCCCGACACCGACCTGACCTGGCCGGTGGCCGCCGTCATCGGTTTCCTCGGCGGGCTGGCGACCATGACGGGCGACCTGTGGGAATCGATGCTCAAGCGCCGGTTCGGCGTGAAGGATTCCGGCGACCTGATCCCTGGCCACGGCGGCCTGCTGGACCGGGTCGACGGCCTGATGTTCGCCGCCATCGTCGTGGCGGCCGTGCGCCTGTTCGACCAGTGGGGATGGCTGCCTTGACCACGCGTAAGGTGGTGGTGCTCGGTTCGACCGGCTCCATCGGCGTTTCCACCCTCGATCTGTTCGAGCAGTCCAAGGTTCCGGTCGAGATCCTGGCCCTGGCGGCCGGGCGCAACGTCGAGCGCCTGGCGCAGCAGGCGCTGCGCTGGCGGCCCAAGCTGGCGGTGATCGAGGACGAGGCCCTGCTTGGCGAGCTGCGCGAGCGCCTGGCTGGCTCGGGCGTCGAGGCCGCCGCCGGTCCGGCCGCCGTGGCGGAAGCCGCGGCCATGGGCGCCGACTGGGTGATGTCGGCCATCGTCGGCGCGGCGGGCCTGGCGCCCACCCTGGCGGCCGCCCGCACCGGCGCCGTCGTGGCCCTGGCCAACAAGGAAAGCCTGGTCTGCGCCGGTCCCGAACTGCTGCGCATCGCCCGCGAGGCGGGCGGCACGGTGATCCCGGTCGATTCCGAGCATTCGGCGATCTTCCAGGTGCTGCAGCCGGCGTGCCTCGACCGCGTAGCTCGCCTGATCCTCACCGCCTCGGGCGGTCCGTTCCGCACCTGGACCCGCGAGCAGATGGCCTCGGCCACGCCCGAGCAGGCGATCGCCCACCCCAACTGGTCGATGGGCGCGAAGATCTCGGTCGATTCCGCCTCGATGATGAACAAGGGTCTCGAGATGATCGAGGCCTCCTACCTGTTCGACACTCCCGAGGAGCGGATCGGCGTCGTCATCCACCCGCAGTCGGTGATTCACAGCCTGGTGGAATACACCGACGGCTCGACCCTGGCGCAGCTGGGGCCGCCCGACATGCGCAGCCCGATCTCCTACGCCTATTCCTGGCCAGAGCGCCTGTCCTGGCCGGCCAAGCCCCTGGATCTGGGAGCTTACGCCCAGCTGACCTTCGAGGATCCGGACCTGTCGCGCTTCCCGCTGCTGGGCGTCGCGCGCGAGGCCCTGCGCCTGGGCGGCGGGGCTCCGACGGCGATGAACGCGGCGAATGAAGTCGCCGTCGCGGCTTTCCTTGACCGGCAGATCGGCTTTCTCGATATTGCCGCGTCGGTTGAGGGGACGCTTGAACGCATGAACGGGTTGGGGGACCTCGCCGTAACGGCTGGTGACGTTCTTGATACAGCCGTCATGATCGACGGTTCCGCTCGCCGTATTGCGGCCGAGGTTGTCGCTCAAAAGCGGCATTAGGAAGTGACCGGGGAGCTCTGATTCCAAGCCGATGATCGGTCTTCTGATCGCGATCGTGTCCATGGTCATCGTGCTGTCCGTCGTCGTGACGGTGCACGAGCTGGGACACTATTGGGCCGCGCGGGCCTGCGGGGTGGCGATCGATCGCTTCTCCATCGGCTTTGGCGCGCCCCTGGTGTCGTGGCGCGACAAGCGCGGCGTGGAATGGCGGATCGCCTCGATCCCTTTGGGCGGCTACGTGCGCTTCGCCGGCGACGAGAACGCCGCCAGCGTGCCCGACCAGAACGACCTCGACGCCATGAAGCGCGAGATCGCCGATCGCGAGGGCGACGCGGCGCTCAAGCAGTATTTCCACTTCAAGCCGGTCTGGCAGCGGGCGATCATCGCCGCGGCGGGGCCGATCGCCAATTTCATCCTCGCCATCCTGGTGTTCGCCGTGATGCTGGTCACGATCGGCGATCTGAAGACCCAGGTGATCGTCAACCAGGTCGAGCCGGGCAGCGCCGCCGCCGCCGCCGGCTTCCGGCCCGCCGACGTGATCGTCAGGATGGATGGCCGCACGGTCGAGAACTACCGCGAGGTTCAGAGCTACGTGGCCCTGCGGGCCAAGCTGCCGGTGCGCTTCACCGTGCAGCGGGCCCAGCAGACGCTGGACCTGACCGCGACCCCGGTGCTCGTCGAGCAGAAGGACGAGATCGCCGGCCGGGTGAAGGTCGGCCGCCTGGGCGTCGCGCTCACCGGGCGCGGCTATCTCGAGAAGTCCTCGCCCCTGATGGCGATCCCGCACGCCACCGTGCAGGTCTGGGACATGCTCAAGACCATCGGCTTCTATCTGGGCCGCCTGGTCACCGGTCAGCTGCCGGCCGACCAGATCAGCGGCATCATCGGCATCGGCAAGACCGCCGGCGCGGTGACCCAGGCCAGTGTCGAGGGCGCGCCGGACCTGAAGACCATGATCGTCCGCACGGTCGCCAGCCAGGCGATCCTGATCGCCAGCCTGTCGGTCAGCATCGGCTTCATGAACCTGTTGCCGATCCCGGTGCTGGATGGCGGCCATCTGCTGCTCTACGCCTACGAGGCCGTCTTCCGGCGTCCTCTGCGGGCCGACTTCCAGGCCGCCGGTTTCCGCGCGGGCCTTGCCTTGATCCTGTGTTTCATGCTGTTCGCGGCCTGGAACGACCTCAACCGCTACGACGTGTTCAAATTCATCGGCGGCCTGTTCACGTGAACGATCGCCGCCCGTCCATGATTGGTCCCATGAGCAAAATTCGCGCCCATAGCGCCGCGTTCGCCACCGGCGTTGCGCTCCTCTTCGGCTCCACCGCCCTGATCGCGCCCCAGGTCGCCTTCGCCCAGGCCCAGACTTCGGGCGTGGTGCAGCGCATCGTCGTGCAGGGCAACGAGCGGATCGAGGCGGGCACGGTGCTCTCCTACCTGCCTATCCAGCCGGGCGAGACGGTCGATCCGGCGCGCCTCGATCTGGCGCTGAAGACCTTGGCCCGCACCGACCTGTTCGCCGACGTCTCGATCGAGCTGGTGGGCGGCGACCTGGTGGTCAAGGTCGTCGAGAACCCCATCATCAACCAGGTGGTCTTCGAGGGGAATTCGGCCCTCAAGGAAGACAAGCTGAAGGACGAGGTGCAGATCCGTCCGCGCGGCATCTTCACCCGCGCCAAGGTGCAGGCCGACGTCCAGCGCATCATCGAGCTCTACCGTCGTTCGGGCCGCATCTCGGCGACCGTGACGCCCAAGGTGGTCGAGCTGCCGCAGAAGCGCGTCGACCTGGTGTTCGAGATCAACGAAGGCCCCAAGAGCGGCGTGCTGGGCGTCAACTTCCTGGGCAACAAGGAGTTCTCGGACAACGAGCTCTCCGACGTCATCGTCACCAAGGAGTCGCACTGGTACAAGTTCCTGACCAGCAACGACAACTACGACCCTGACCGGATCGAGTACGACCGCGAACAGCTGCGAAAGTACTATCGCAACCGCGGCTTCTTCGACTTCCGCGTCGTGGCCACCACGGCCGAGCTGGCGACCGACAAGAACGGCTTCGCGGTCACCTACACGATCGACGAAGGCCCCAAGTACAAGTTCGGCAAGGTTACCGTCGAAACCGAGCTGAAGAAGCTGGACGGCA includes:
- the pyrH gene encoding UMP kinase, which codes for MSDPTPAKPYRRLLLKVSGEVLMGDTPYGIDTNTVQSVALDIAEIVKSGVELCLVIGGGNIFRGMAGAAKGMERSSADYMGMLATVMNALAMQDALERIGVETRVQSAIPMATVCEPYIRRRAQRHLEKGRVVIFAAGTGNPFFTTDTAAALRAAEMQCDALFKGTSVDGVYTADPKKDPTAQRYDRLTYMDVLAKDLRVMDASAVALMRDSNIPIVVFSIKGRGNLLSVLRGEGTHTVVANA
- the rpsB gene encoding 30S ribosomal protein S2, which encodes MALPEFSMRQLLEAGAHFGHQTHRWNPKMDRYIFGSRSNIHIIDLSQTIPLLHQALVKVREVAAAGGRVLFVGTKRQASDPVATAAKRCAQYYVNHRWLGGTLTNWRTVSGSIARLRELEGIMVGEGQGRSKKELLQLTRERDKLELSLGGIKDMGGIPDIMFVIDTNKEAIAILEARKLNIPVVAILDTNCDPDGITYPIPGNDDAARALQLYCDLIADAVLDGLAAGQAASGVDLGASVAPIEPALARELTPEAAPEAAAPEAAAEEVAAPAADESAAG
- a CDS encoding M50 family metallopeptidase → MIGLLIAIVSMVIVLSVVVTVHELGHYWAARACGVAIDRFSIGFGAPLVSWRDKRGVEWRIASIPLGGYVRFAGDENAASVPDQNDLDAMKREIADREGDAALKQYFHFKPVWQRAIIAAAGPIANFILAILVFAVMLVTIGDLKTQVIVNQVEPGSAAAAAGFRPADVIVRMDGRTVENYREVQSYVALRAKLPVRFTVQRAQQTLDLTATPVLVEQKDEIAGRVKVGRLGVALTGRGYLEKSSPLMAIPHATVQVWDMLKTIGFYLGRLVTGQLPADQISGIIGIGKTAGAVTQASVEGAPDLKTMIVRTVASQAILIASLSVSIGFMNLLPIPVLDGGHLLLYAYEAVFRRPLRADFQAAGFRAGLALILCFMLFAAWNDLNRYDVFKFIGGLFT
- a CDS encoding phosphatidate cytidylyltransferase: MTSPSPAKRFNWSNLGTRVASATVLVPTVVAAVWFGQVWFLLLLAVCTALLAREWGMMSAPKAPVGVAVAVGVAVLISLVAAFRGHYILTWPLAGAGAVAAALLARGAVERRADAAYGVIYIAPACITLLWLRLSPAGLSWTLMLFAVTWFADIFAYVTGSILKGPKLWPRFSPNKTWSGFFGGLLAAALAAVGVDLLAEILPRLPDTDLTWPVAAVIGFLGGLATMTGDLWESMLKRRFGVKDSGDLIPGHGGLLDRVDGLMFAAIVVAAVRLFDQWGWLP
- the frr gene encoding ribosome recycling factor, with product MAAAEKPVLSRYKDRMDKAVLALKDEFGSLRTGRASASLLDQVMVDAYGSSTPLNAVASVSVPEPRQINVSVWDRGVVVSVEKAIRASGLGLNPVVEGQNLRIPIPPLTEERRKDLSKIAGKYAEQQKIAVRNVRRDANDDLKKAEKDSAINEDERKKMETEVQKLTDEAIKRIDEALKTKEQEIMQV
- the dxr gene encoding 1-deoxy-D-xylulose-5-phosphate reductoisomerase; protein product: MAALTTRKVVVLGSTGSIGVSTLDLFEQSKVPVEILALAAGRNVERLAQQALRWRPKLAVIEDEALLGELRERLAGSGVEAAAGPAAVAEAAAMGADWVMSAIVGAAGLAPTLAAARTGAVVALANKESLVCAGPELLRIAREAGGTVIPVDSEHSAIFQVLQPACLDRVARLILTASGGPFRTWTREQMASATPEQAIAHPNWSMGAKISVDSASMMNKGLEMIEASYLFDTPEERIGVVIHPQSVIHSLVEYTDGSTLAQLGPPDMRSPISYAYSWPERLSWPAKPLDLGAYAQLTFEDPDLSRFPLLGVAREALRLGGGAPTAMNAANEVAVAAFLDRQIGFLDIAASVEGTLERMNGLGDLAVTAGDVLDTAVMIDGSARRIAAEVVAQKRH
- a CDS encoding GFA family protein, which translates into the protein MSKHVGGCQCGRVRFEVEADLAETITCNCSRCGKLGSVLAFAPIEQFTLLSGEDALTEYRFNTGKIQHLFCADCGIESFARGEAPNGARMAAINVRCVDGVDVFALEPQQVDGKSF
- the tsf gene encoding translation elongation factor Ts, whose protein sequence is MAEITAALVKELREKSGVGMMDCKKALAENNGDIEASIDWLRAKGLSKAAKKADRAAAEGLVAIAVSENGAGETATAVEVNAETDFVSRNDLFQVAARQIAGAALGTDGSIEAITGAKLAGGETVQDHLTNLIATIGENMMVRRAAKHSVENGVVASYVHNATAPDLGRIGVLVALESTAGDKAALRELGRKIAMHVAATAPLSLSPEDLDPAAIEREKAVFTEQALESGKPPAVIEKMIDGRIRKFLEEVVLLKQAFVMNPDQTVEQLVAESGKTLGAPITVKGFTRLALGEGVEKKQDDFAAEVASMTGQA
- the uppS gene encoding polyprenyl diphosphate synthase, producing MSPKTGLQTKTARPGGEAGAGLHAAIIMDGNGRWAKRRGMPRALGHRAGVNALKRTVEGAPSAGVGVLTVFGFSTENWRRPAQEVSELMGLLKAYVESDLERLSREGVRVRIIGRRTGLSPDVLEVIERAERRTAHNDSFLLQVAFNYGGQADIADAARRFAEQVERGEARAADLDERMFGSFLSTSAAPAPDLIVRTSGEHRISNFLLWECAYAELVFQDVLWPDYGPEHLAAAVAEYRSRDRRYGGIAADDVAVAG